GCTTACCACCTCCGCCTTTGCCGAAGATGAACCCTATTCATTCAAAGTAGAAATCGGAACTTGGAATCATGGTTTTGATGGTTATTATTCTGCTGGCCCAGATAACATCAATTTAAAGCATGAAGACGAAAGCCAAGGAGTGGTTGGTTTTGAAATTATTCATCAGCTACCACTGATTCCAAACCTGAAACTTCGCCACACAGAAATTGATACCAATGGTGGTGGCTCAGCTTCTACCGAAATTGTCTTCGGCGATCAAACTTTCACGGCCGGCACTCAGTTAAATTCAGTTATTGATATTCGATACAGTGATGTAATCATGTTTTATCGAGTAATCGATACATTTTTCCAAGTTGATGTCGGTATCACCACCAAGCTAGTTGATGGCGAAATCAAACTCTCAAACTCAACCAATAGTCGGCTCGAACGTTTTGCGAGCCCTGTAACTATGGGCTATGTCGGCTTCCAACTCAGCACACCGGTTGATGGCCTCAGTCTGGATGCCCATGGCAGCTTGCTAGATATCGGTGTCCATAATATTTCAGATTATTCAGCTCAAGTTTCTTACGAGCATGCTTCTGGCTTTGGTGCCAACCTCGGCTATCGTGTAATAAATCTAAAAGTCGATGGCCTTGATGGCGTAGATGCCGATGCAACCATTGATGGTGCTTATCTAAACCTCAGTTACGCCATGTAATTCAGCTCTTTTCACATTTGCCCCCCACTACTGCTTGGGCAGTTGCGGGGGCGATGTTATCCTCAGTAGACTAAAGCCAATAACAGGGACTAATTGTGCGCCTGCTTCTACTGACCTTGATCCTTTCTTTAACTACTGCCTGTGGTTACAAAAATCCAAGAGACGCCAAACTTACCGACCAACTGATGACCTATCACCGGATGGTTCGCGGTAATTCGTTTGACCAAGCTGCCCTCTACTACCACTTATCTCCAACACATCTCACCACAGAACAGCGCGATGCGTTCGATGGTATTCGTATTACTGGATATGATGTATTAGTTCGAAATAGTGAAGACAATGGCAATAAGCTCAAGCAAGTCGTCAAAATCCGCTATGTTGATGAAGGCACTCAAAAAGAACATTCTCTAACTGACGAACAAACTTGGCTATGGAATAAGGAAAATAAACGCTGGTATTTGGACGGTGAACTACCTCAGTTTGTCACTGAATAAAATTTGAAGTTTTATTAACCATTACCAGAGATTTATATGACGCCATCCCAGCCGTTAACCTGGCGAACCTTTGCTAACCAGCGCATGTTGGTTTGCCTGTTTACTGGTTTCGCTTCCGGCCTGCCTTTATATATTCTGATTTCCCTAGCGCCGGCCTGGTTACGCGATCAGCAAGTTAGCCTTAAAGAAATCGGTTTTTTTACTCTAGCGACCTTTCCTTACACTTGGAAATTTATTTGGGCACCTTTAATGGAAAGGTTTCAGTTACCCTTTCTCGGTCGCCGCCGGGGCTGGATGCTGATATCTCAGATCGCTATTTTAATTGCCGTTGCTACCCTGGGCCGCTTTTCTCCAACCGAGCAGATCTGGACCATTGGCTATATTTGCTTTGTAATTGCCTTCTTCAGCGCCAGCCAAGATATCGTACTTGATGCTTACCGGCGGGAAGTATTATCAGATGCAGAACTAGGCCTCGGTAATTCTCTTCATATTAATGCTTATCGAATTGCGGGGCTGGTCCCAGGTTCTTTGTCTTTAATTCTTGCTGATCATATGCCTTGGCAAACAGTTTTTGAAATCACTGCATTATTTATGCTGATTGCAATCGCTATGACTTTATTTATTAAAGAACCCGAGCATCCAAACGCACCACCCACTAGCATTAAAAAGGCCGTTGTTGAGCCATTTAAAGAATTTTTTGGTCGGCATGGTGTTAAATATGCACTGACCATTCTGGCTTTTATGTTTTTATATAAGCTGGGCGATTCGATGGCAACTGCATTGTCTACGCCGTTTTATCTCGACTTAGGTTATAGCAAAACTGAAATTGGCATAGTTGCTAAGCATGCCGGTTTATGGCCAGTAATTTTTGGTGGTATTTTTGGCGGCATATTAATGATAAAGACCGGTATCAATCGGGCATTATGGCTATTTGGTGTAGTGCAGATTGTTTCCATTCTGGGCTTTGCTTATTTAGCCAACGCTGAGAAAAGTTTATGGATATTGGCATTTGTTATTGCTTTTGAATATCTCGGTGTCGGCTTAGGCACAGCGGCATTTGTCGCATTTATTGCCAGAACCACCTCACGCGCTCACACCATCACTCAATTTGCATTATTTACCGCTTTAACTGCTATTCCAAGAACCATTACCAGCGCCTATGCGGGTGTTCTGGTTGAAAGTGTTGGCTGGAGTAATTTCTTCTATCTCTGCACGTTGCTCGCAATACCCGGCATGTTTTTATTGCTAGTGGTTGCGCCCTGGAATAGTGAAATGAAAGTAGATGGAGAAATGAAGACCTCTAGCGAAGTAAAAAACCTCAAACAAAATGCCGAATAAAAAAGCGGTTTGATCGAAAAAATGCCACTCCAGCGGTGGCATTCAGGGAGTTGCAATGGATTTATTGGCTGTAGAAAATCTACGGAAAACCTTCAAAGAGCAAGTAGCCGTCGCCGACATCAGTTTTCAGATAAAACAAGGCAGCTGCTTTGGTTTGCTTGGACCTAACGGTGCCGGAAAAACCACCACCATCGAAATGATGGAAGGTATTTTACCACCTAGCTCTGGCCAAGTGCTTTACCGAGGTAAAGCACCCGGTAAAGATTTTCGGCAAAACATTGGCATTCAGTTTCAATCAACCAGCTTGCCCGATCGGTTAAATTGCCTGGAATTATTAGAATTATTCGGTAGTTTTTATCCAAAAAACCGTCCGATAAAAGAACTGATCGAGTTATGCGATTTAGCTGAATTTCTCAATCGGGAACCTAAGCGATTATCTGGCGGACAAAAACAGCGCCTATTGCTTGCGCTGGCATTAATTAATGATCCGGAATTGGTATTTCTTGATGAGCCCACCACCGGACTCGACCCCCAAGCTCGGCGTAATTTCTGGAACCTAGTACAAAAAATCCTCGGTGAAGGAAAAACAGTTGTGCTGACCACTCATTATATGGATGAAGCTGAATTACTATGTGATCATTTGGTAATTATTGACCATGGAAAAATCATAGAACAAGGTTCTCCAAAGCACTTATTAAACCAGCATTTTCCTGAAAGAATGATCCGTTTACCATTGAGTCAACGCGAAGCATTGCAAGCGCTACAACTACCGCTATTACAAGCGGGAGATCGCATAGAGTTGGCTAGCAGCAACCTGGAACAAGACTTCGCTCGACTGATTCAACAAGGTGTTTCGCTGGAAGATGTGCAGGTTCATAGTGCGAATCTAGAAGATTTATTTATTAAATTAACCGGTCACCAACTGAGAGCCTAATGCGATGAGAATAACCAATATTCTGGCGCTAATTGGCGCTCGTAACAAAGAATTTTACCGCGATCGCGGCACTCTGATGTGGAATTTAGCATTTCCATTGCTGCTAATCCTCGGCTTCGCCTTTGCTTTTGGTTACGGCGGGCAGGCAATGTTCAAGGTCGGATACATCGCACCAGACACTTCAAATAAACAAGCCATTCAACCATTGCTCGATACTAAATATATCGATTTTGTTGAATATTCAGTCGATCAAAAAGCCAGCGCGCTGAAAAAACTGCAGCACCATAAAATGGATATGCTGATTCAGAGCAACTCACAACAAACTCAACCTTTGCAATATTGGGTTAACACCAGCTCACCGAAAGGTTATACCCTCGAAAATATTGTTAAGGGAACATTGGCAAAACCAGCAGAAAAACAAACCGTTGAAGGTAACGAAATTCGCTATGTCGATTGGGTATTGCCCGGTGTGCTCGGCATGAACATGATGTTTTCTTGTCTGTTTGGTGTTGGCTATAGTTTGGTGCGCTATCGAAAAAATGGTGTTTTAAAACGTCTGCAAGCCACCCCAGTTCGACCACTGGAATTTATCTTGGCGCAGGTAGTTTCTCGCATGCTGTTGGTCGTTAGCGTAAGCAGCGTATTATTTATCGGTACTTGGCAACTGCTCGGCTTAACCATGCTGGGCAATTGGTTGCTACTGTTTACCGTTTTGATTACCGGCGCTTTCTGCCTAATCAGCTTGGCGCTGGCTATTTGTGCCAGATTAAGCAGCGAAGAACTGGCCGGTGGTCTACTTAATTTGTTCTCTTGGCCAATGATGTTTCTATCAGAGTTATGGTTTTCATTGGAAGGTGCCAGTCCAATTTTGCAGCAAATTGCTCAAGCCTTGCCCTTGACCCATATCGTTTCTAGCGCACGCGCTATTATGACCGAGGGGGCAGATTTGGCCTCGGTAGCGCCAAGCTTAATTACCTTGATCATCATGACCATGATCTTTCTTTTGATTGCCGCCACTTCTTTTCGCTGGAGCGAACAAGGATAGACTGATGTTAAAGAGAGTTAGATATGACTGAGCAAAAAAAACGTACTGTGGCACTGGTTGCCCACGATGGAAAAAAACCTCATCTATTAGATTGGGCGCATCAACATCATGAAATTCTAAAGCAATTTAATTTATGTGCGACAGGCACCACCGGCGCCATGATTTCAAAAGAACTGGATTTACCCATCCAGCGCTTAGAAAGTGGCCCACTAGGTGGCGACCAACAAATTGGCGCGATGATCGTCGAGCAAAAAATCGATTTACTGGTGTTCTTCTGGGATCCGTTGGAAGCCCAACCACATGACCCAGATGTTCGGGCTCTGCTGCGTATAGCATCAGTTTGGAATATTCCAGTGGCTTGTAACCGGGCAACTGCTGATCTGCTGTTTAGCTCGCCGATACTGGCTAGCTATCAAGCAAACCGGGAAGATTTTGCCAGCTATCGTGCCCGCACGCTGGATTAAATCACCGAAATACTGAAAAACTAAAAGCAGGGTAGAACCCGCTCTACCTTGCTTTAATTCTGCTTTTGGTAATCCAATAATAAAATGACGAATCCTTCTGCTGTGAATTCTTTTAGTACTACTTCAACCATTCACCTACTCGGTGCAGGTAGTCTTGGTTTGTTAATCGCTTGCCGGTTGCAACAAGCAAGACAAAACATTTCACTAATTGGCCGTGATCAGCAGGCAGTGGAAAAATTTTCTAAAAGCGGTGTGCTATTTGAAAACTCCCGCTACTTATTCCCATCATTTACCGCAGAAAATATTAAAAAAAATTCTATTCGGCGGCTAATCATTTGCCTGAAAACTTGGCAAACCTTACCCGCAATCAAACCTTTAATAAATGCGTTAGCCGACAACGCACAAATTATTTTGATTCAAAATGGCATGGGAATTATTGAACAGCTCGGTGATTTAATCCGCCAGCAAAAGCCTGAAATTTCATTGTTTCATGCACTCTCTACCCACGGAGCCTGGAAAGAAAATGTTTGGAAAGAAAGCGCATGTAAAAACAACACAAACCAGCAATTTACAGTTCATCAGGCAGGAACTGGTGAAATAAGAATTGACGCGAATTGTCAGTCAAGCTGGATCACTGCATTTACCCAAGCCAACTTAAACCCTCAAACCGACAGCGACATTAAACTCGCCGCATGGAAAAAATTGCTGATTAATTGCTGCATCAACGGGCTGACTGCAATTGCTAATTGTCAAAATGGCCAACTGGCAGTCAACCTTCATTTGAAACAAATTACTCAGCAATTAATTGATGAATGTTTAACTCTTAGCAATAAGATATACCCGGAACTTGCCACGCAACCGATTGCCGATCTGATTTGGCAAGTGATCAATCAAACTGCCGCTAATTATTCATCAACCCATCAAGACCACCAGGCCAACCGACTCAGCGAAATCGATGCGATCAATGGTTATCTGCTAGACATCGCGAAAACAGTTCAACTATCTCTACCCGTTAACCAAACTATCTACCGACTGATCAAATCCGCCGAGGCTGCTTCGGTCTGATTTATCAATACCTAGCGAGTAGCTGATGTAGCTTTAAACTCTGCGACTGGCGAACCCTACTTGATTCGATCAAATTTTGAACAGATAATACTAGACAGCGGGTTGGATTACTTTATAATCGCCCGCCTTCCGAGTTCCCTCACCTCGTACAACAAAAAGGCTTGATGATGCGTGACGCCCTTTCTTTAAATTCTGCTTCAACTGTGACTCTTTCAGAAAATAGTCGCCTATTGATTGCACTCAGTCTGTTTCATGTCACAGTGATTACTGCCAGTAATTATCTGGTGCAAATTCCGTTTCAAATGTTCGGTTTGCATACCACATGGGGCGCTTTTACCTTCCCGTTTATCTTTCTAGCAACCGACTTAACCGTTCGTATTTTTGGCAGAGAACCCGCACGAAGAATTATCTTCAGAGCGATGCTGCCAGCACTGGTGATGTCATACGTTATTTCAGTGCTGTTCTATCAAGGCGCATTCCAGAGCAATGGCCTAGATACCTTCAATAGTTTTGTCGCCCGAATTGCACTGGCTAGCTTTGCCGCTTATATCATTGGCCAGCTGATGGACATTACGATTTTCAATCGGTTGCGCCAAATGTCTCAGTGGTGGATTGCACCAGCCGCTTCAACCATCTTCGGTAATTTAGTCGATACCATCAGCTTTTTTGGTATCGCATTCAATAACTCCAGCGATGCCTTTATGGCAGAAAATTGGATGGAAATTGCCGCAGTCGACTACGGCTGGAAACTGGCCATCAGCTTGCTGCTATTCCTGCCACTTTACGGTGTGTTATTAAATCGAGTACAGCGGTATTTAAAAGGTAAATAAAAGAATTTTGTAACCAACTTTTGTTTTGCCTGCCATTCCAGAGCCAGCTTCGGAACTCAAATTCTAAAGCTGGTTTTTTTATACTGCCACAACTGATTTCTAGCATTAATCACAGATGATAATTACACTAAATTATTTTACGATGTACTTGTTCAAAAGCTGCCTAGGAAATGGTAATGAAAGAATCTGATTGGGAAATATTTAAACAAATCGTAACCATTCAGCACAATTTAATATAAAAATCGCTTGACAGGTTTTTTTATATTTTCCCGAATTTAAGCACCTCTTTCAGAATACCACTTAAACGCCGCATTAAACTGCTATTAACACACCTGATTATCAATGTTTTTTGCTCAGAATAGCGCATCAGCATTCCGCTTCTAAAAAGTCGCCACAGTAAGCCTCAGAGACAAAAAAACCACCCTGAAAACCTGTGCGATAATAACCGCATGGACTCAATCGAAATTAATAAAACAATCGCTGAAACCGAGCGATTGTTAGCCAAAAGCAAACGCTTACCGCCCGAATTGGTGGCGATGGTTCGTATGCTGATGCTCGTCGTTAAGATATTGCTTGATAGCAAAGGGCTAAACAGCAAAAACTCCAGCATTCCGCCATCGGCAGATCCTAATCGAGAAAAGAAATCGCGCGCCAAAAGCAATAAAAACCCAGGCGGGCAGCCTGGCCATAAAGGCAGTAATTTATCACCGGTGAAAGACCCAGATGAAGTGCTGGATATTACGATTGATCGTAGCCAATTGCCGAAAGGAAAATACCGTGTTGTTGGCAGTGAAAGCCGCCAAGTAGTTGATGTTCGTATTACCCGATATGTCACCGAATATCGGGCGCAGATTCTACAAGACGAGCAGGGTAACCAGTTTGTTGCTGAGTTTCCGCAAGGGGTCACTCGGCCAATACAATATGGCAATGAGTTTAAAGCCAACGCGGTTTATATGTCGAGCTACCAGCTGATTCCTTATGAACGGACTCAAAAGCACTTCGCTGAGATATTGGATGCGCCAATCAGCACCGGTAGCCTTGCCAATTTTAATCAGGAAGCTTTTCATCGACTGAAGCCATTTGCTCAGTTAGTACCGGCTATTTTGCGTGCTGGAGATTTGATTCATGCCGATGAAACCGGCGTCAATATCAATGGTAAACGAAAGTGGCTACATGTCGCGAGCAATGACCGCTGGACGTGGATTGAAGCGCATGAATCAAGAGGTATCGAGGCAATGGAAGCGATCGACATCTTGCCTAAATTTACCGGTTTATTGGTACACGATCACTGGAAAAGCTACTACCGATTTGTGCTGTGCTTGCATGTATTGTGTAACGCCCATCATGTACGTGAATTGGCGCGAGCCCATGAGCAAGATGGCCAGCAGTGGGCCAAGGCAATGGAAGATCTGCTTTATGAAATGAATACAGCAGTCAATGAGGCGGGGGGTGAGTTGGATGAAAAGCAGTGTCAAAAATGGGTGAAGCGATATCGAAAAATATTAAAAGCAGGTGATCGGGAATGCCCGGCACCTGAGCCAAAAAAAGCGGATAAAAAAGGTCAATTAAAGCGAGGGAAATTAGCACGAAGTAAATCGAGAAATTTATTAGAGCGGCTGCGGGATTTTGAAGCAGACGTGCTGCGGTTTATGAGTAATACCCGAGCACCGTTTACCAATAATCAGGGTGAACGGGACTTCCGTATGAGCAAGGTTCAGCAGAAGATATCAGGCTGCTTCCGCTCATGGGATGGCGTGAAAGCGTATTGCAGAATCCGGAGCTATATATCGACCTGCCAAAAAAATGGGGTCGGTGTTGGGGAAGCTTTGTCGTTATTATTTGCGGGTAAATGGCCGGACTTTATTCAGGAGAAATTGGATCGGTTGGTGTGACATGCTGAATGGTTACGTTATATTGATAAAAAGCATACTAAAAAACTATCACAAACTCTTCGCACTCCTTGCACTTACTAAAGTCAAAGACAAAGCAAGAGATCGTCATATTAATAGCCAGCAATTGGTTTTTTTAGCGCTGATGACCAATATCATCACTGTGTCAGTTGGATTTCGATTTTATGCACCTGCTAAACAGCACGCCACCTAAACAGCACGCAAACAGCACACGCAAACAGCACACGCAAACAGCACGCCGCAAACAGCACGCCACCCATAATTTCAACCATACCTCAATCCAAAAATCTAATAACCGGAATAACCCTAAAATACTAACATTGAATGTGATTACGGCGGTCGATTGCTTCGTTTCAAATGCAACTATATTAAATTGATGCCACGACGAAAACCGGATCAGCCCCGGTTATTTAAATTGCATCTTATTTTAAAGCTTCTGACTTAAACCTACCCAATAAAAATGAGCATCAAGAGGGTGGTTGTTTTCCAGGCGATGGTATTTGCTGTCGCCAAGTTTCAGTTTGTTGTTTAACTCGATCACGAAACTGCTTGAGGTTCAGCGCATTACCCATCGCATGGGCAAATTGTCGCGCACTGGCCATCACAGTGCTGCGACCGCTCATGGCAGAAGCCCACCAGCGTGCATCAGTCTCAATTTGTAATCGTTCAAAAATGGGCGGCAAACTGCTGTCCATGTGTTTCTTATCAGTGCGCGCCATGCGAGCACTGGCATCGACCAATTCCAAATAATCTTTTAATTTAAATGGTAGTGACTGAGGTTTATCTTTGATATTAATGCCGGGCTTGCTTTCGCTATCGACAAAAGGTTTTAATCGGGCGAAATTATAATCGTAGCGCCGCTGATTATTTGTTTTTCGGCTTTTCTTTCTACGATGATTGCTGACAGGTAATTCAGTTTCCACTCGCGCTTGCACCGAAGTGTAATCCGATGTTTCTGGCGTTTTTGCAATACCGGCACGCAATGGGTTTAGGTCGACATAGGCCATGCAGGTGAGCAAGGCCTGCTCATCCAAAAGGGCTTGTGCTTTAAAGCGGCCTTCCCAGAATCGACCACTACATTGGTCTTCCGCGTTGGCCATTCGTGCCAGCGGCTCGTTAATTGAGCGCATAAACCAGCTAATGGAATATAATCGCTCGCGGTAAATAGTATCAGCAGTTTCTTCAACCCATTGAATTTGTATTTGAGTCAGCATGTGGAATTTGTCAGGATCGAGATAACTCTTAACCCATGGATGCGCCTCGAATACCTTGCAGTATTGCAACAACACCTGCTTAATATTCCATTTTTTCGCGCGCTCCACATCTACATACACCACCAAGTGATAATGATTTGACATCACGGCATAAGATGCAATATCGACGGC
This sequence is a window from Pelagibaculum spongiae. Protein-coding genes within it:
- the tnpC gene encoding IS66 family transposase, with protein sequence MDSIEINKTIAETERLLAKSKRLPPELVAMVRMLMLVVKILLDSKGLNSKNSSIPPSADPNREKKSRAKSNKNPGGQPGHKGSNLSPVKDPDEVLDITIDRSQLPKGKYRVVGSESRQVVDVRITRYVTEYRAQILQDEQGNQFVAEFPQGVTRPIQYGNEFKANAVYMSSYQLIPYERTQKHFAEILDAPISTGSLANFNQEAFHRLKPFAQLVPAILRAGDLIHADETGVNINGKRKWLHVASNDRWTWIEAHESRGIEAMEAIDILPKFTGLLVHDHWKSYYRFVLCLHVLCNAHHVRELARAHEQDGQQWAKAMEDLLYEMNTAVNEAGGELDEKQCQKWVKRYRKILKAGDRECPAPEPKKADKKGQLKRGKLARSKSRNLLERLRDFEADVLRFMSNTRAPFTNNQGERDFRMSKVQQKISGCFRSWDGVKAYCRIRSYISTCQKNGVGVGEALSLLFAGKWPDFIQEKLDRLV
- a CDS encoding 7-cyano-7-deazaguanine/7-aminomethyl-7-deazaguanine transporter gives rise to the protein MRDALSLNSASTVTLSENSRLLIALSLFHVTVITASNYLVQIPFQMFGLHTTWGAFTFPFIFLATDLTVRIFGREPARRIIFRAMLPALVMSYVISVLFYQGAFQSNGLDTFNSFVARIALASFAAYIIGQLMDITIFNRLRQMSQWWIAPAASTIFGNLVDTISFFGIAFNNSSDAFMAENWMEIAAVDYGWKLAISLLLFLPLYGVLLNRVQRYLKGK
- a CDS encoding transposase; protein product: MPTPRAILYDPKENPFLHVISRCVRRGWLCGEDPTLLKKHRKNFDHRRQWIVDRIDRLSQAFAVDIASYAVMSNHYHLVVYVDVERAKKWNIKQVLLQYCKVFEAHPWVKSYLDPDKFHMLTQIQIQWVEETADTIYRERLYSISWFMRSINEPLARMANAEDQCSGRFWEGRFKAQALLDEQALLTCMAYVDLNPLRAGIAKTPETSDYTSVQARVETELPVSNHRRKKSRKTNNQRRYDYNFARLKPFVDSESKPGINIKDKPQSLPFKLKDYLELVDASARMARTDKKHMDSSLPPIFERLQIETDARWWASAMSGRSTVMASARQFAHAMGNALNLKQFRDRVKQQTETWRQQIPSPGKQPPS
- a CDS encoding ABC transporter ATP-binding protein, with protein sequence MDLLAVENLRKTFKEQVAVADISFQIKQGSCFGLLGPNGAGKTTTIEMMEGILPPSSGQVLYRGKAPGKDFRQNIGIQFQSTSLPDRLNCLELLELFGSFYPKNRPIKELIELCDLAEFLNREPKRLSGGQKQRLLLALALINDPELVFLDEPTTGLDPQARRNFWNLVQKILGEGKTVVLTTHYMDEAELLCDHLVIIDHGKIIEQGSPKHLLNQHFPERMIRLPLSQREALQALQLPLLQAGDRIELASSNLEQDFARLIQQGVSLEDVQVHSANLEDLFIKLTGHQLRA
- a CDS encoding methylglyoxal synthase, whose amino-acid sequence is MTEQKKRTVALVAHDGKKPHLLDWAHQHHEILKQFNLCATGTTGAMISKELDLPIQRLESGPLGGDQQIGAMIVEQKIDLLVFFWDPLEAQPHDPDVRALLRIASVWNIPVACNRATADLLFSSPILASYQANREDFASYRARTLD
- a CDS encoding AmpG family muropeptide MFS transporter, coding for MTPSQPLTWRTFANQRMLVCLFTGFASGLPLYILISLAPAWLRDQQVSLKEIGFFTLATFPYTWKFIWAPLMERFQLPFLGRRRGWMLISQIAILIAVATLGRFSPTEQIWTIGYICFVIAFFSASQDIVLDAYRREVLSDAELGLGNSLHINAYRIAGLVPGSLSLILADHMPWQTVFEITALFMLIAIAMTLFIKEPEHPNAPPTSIKKAVVEPFKEFFGRHGVKYALTILAFMFLYKLGDSMATALSTPFYLDLGYSKTEIGIVAKHAGLWPVIFGGIFGGILMIKTGINRALWLFGVVQIVSILGFAYLANAEKSLWILAFVIAFEYLGVGLGTAAFVAFIARTTSRAHTITQFALFTALTAIPRTITSAYAGVLVESVGWSNFFYLCTLLAIPGMFLLLVVAPWNSEMKVDGEMKTSSEVKNLKQNAE
- a CDS encoding TIGR04219 family outer membrane beta-barrel protein encodes the protein MKKYLAAFALIALTTSAFAEDEPYSFKVEIGTWNHGFDGYYSAGPDNINLKHEDESQGVVGFEIIHQLPLIPNLKLRHTEIDTNGGGSASTEIVFGDQTFTAGTQLNSVIDIRYSDVIMFYRVIDTFFQVDVGITTKLVDGEIKLSNSTNSRLERFASPVTMGYVGFQLSTPVDGLSLDAHGSLLDIGVHNISDYSAQVSYEHASGFGANLGYRVINLKVDGLDGVDADATIDGAYLNLSYAM
- a CDS encoding ABC transporter permease; the protein is MRITNILALIGARNKEFYRDRGTLMWNLAFPLLLILGFAFAFGYGGQAMFKVGYIAPDTSNKQAIQPLLDTKYIDFVEYSVDQKASALKKLQHHKMDMLIQSNSQQTQPLQYWVNTSSPKGYTLENIVKGTLAKPAEKQTVEGNEIRYVDWVLPGVLGMNMMFSCLFGVGYSLVRYRKNGVLKRLQATPVRPLEFILAQVVSRMLLVVSVSSVLFIGTWQLLGLTMLGNWLLLFTVLITGAFCLISLALAICARLSSEELAGGLLNLFSWPMMFLSELWFSLEGASPILQQIAQALPLTHIVSSARAIMTEGADLASVAPSLITLIIMTMIFLLIAATSFRWSEQG
- a CDS encoding ketopantoate reductase family protein: MTNPSAVNSFSTTSTIHLLGAGSLGLLIACRLQQARQNISLIGRDQQAVEKFSKSGVLFENSRYLFPSFTAENIKKNSIRRLIICLKTWQTLPAIKPLINALADNAQIILIQNGMGIIEQLGDLIRQQKPEISLFHALSTHGAWKENVWKESACKNNTNQQFTVHQAGTGEIRIDANCQSSWITAFTQANLNPQTDSDIKLAAWKKLLINCCINGLTAIANCQNGQLAVNLHLKQITQQLIDECLTLSNKIYPELATQPIADLIWQVINQTAANYSSTHQDHQANRLSEIDAINGYLLDIAKTVQLSLPVNQTIYRLIKSAEAASV